A stretch of DNA from Oncorhynchus keta strain PuntledgeMale-10-30-2019 chromosome 17, Oket_V2, whole genome shotgun sequence:
gtgtgtgtgtgtgtgtgtgtgtgtgtgtgtgtgtgtgtgtgtgtgtgtgtgtgtgtgtgtgtgtgtgtgtgtgtgtgtgcatgcgtaggCATGTGTTAGGTATGGCTAGAGCAACACGAGCATCTTTGGGGAAGTTCTCTTATTACCTGTACAACATTGTCCAACTGTAATTATTAATATTCTATATCAATATTTTCTTTGGTTTattcatagaaatagaatctcattctagttctgAGGTTAATCCCCAGGTACGTTTGATTTCCACGCATGTCGTTAGGTGATTCCACCCCCGCAGATTCCTTCAGGCTCTGGGTACAACACACCCTGGCTGTAAAGGTATGTGTTCAAAGGGCCCGTTGATACAGGTGTAGTGAAACCACAACCCTTTATCAGTCATAAAGTATGTATAATAAAGCATGACAACCGGAGATGACAAACAGGGTGCAACCTGTGATAAAAGAAGAGAGGGACTTTCCGATCATACACTGCTCATAAGTGTGGTATCTCAGGAAGTGAGTGCTGTGGGTTATGATTTGGCATAATTTAACAGCATGCTGTTAAAGGTATATTTCGTTGGTGGATACATAACATAAGATATATTTTATAGATCTTTTCATTTACAGTGCTCTCATCTCAATTTGTACCTCCATACAAATTGAAATCTTATACAAAGGACTTCACGGATAAAGGCTCTGATTAATAAAGAGAATTAAACGAGGATTAATATGAAGATCTGTATTTTTGTCAATGTAACATCACTCAACATTTTATCCATAACATTTAACTGACCAATATATGAGAGAAAAACATAGGCTattgcagtggttcccaaccttttttaACCTTAGCACACCTTCATGGGATATAAAATTGCTCCcgagtggcctaagacactgcatctcagtgcaaaaggCGTCATTGCAGCACCTGGTttggaatccaggctgcatcacatccggccgtgattgggagtggCACACGattagggtggcacacaattggcccagtgccgtccgggtttggctggggtaggccgtcattgtaaataagaattttcccttaactgacttgcctagttaaataaaataaaattcagCTGCGCACCTAAAATGTCCCTATCTCATCTTTTCCAAATTGAAAAATCATACATTTTCTGTGATAAGTGTTTTTATAGATGAATTAGGATTATTTGATagttaatcaaatgttattggtcgcatacacatgttTTAACAGATGTTTTTGCGggtgtagaaaaatgcttgtgaAAAGTCTGATTATAGGCTTTAGCCAGAGTCATGTATTTCTTATGGCTCTGGGCTTAGCCATACCATTCCCTCTGCCATAGAAAGATAGCAAGATAGTTCATTTGTGTTTACCCCTTTTCACAGACGAAGTCAAATCAAACAAATGACTTTGCTTGTGATGTGCGCTCCTCAAATGATACAAATGTACCAACAGCCTGAGCACACTGGACTTGAAACAATGATACGAATGTATCCATGTACTATTTCATGTATTATCTGAGCAGAACTAATGCTCCCAAGTCAAAATGCCATGTGAGTGTAAGAGTGTGAGAGTTTACACTCATAAGTGAGTGTAAAAAAAAGTTTGCGACACCTGAGAGTTCCTGTTGAACACCGGTTGGAAACCACTGGGCTATAAGACCACATTTTCTTCAAAAATGTATGAATATTTATTCAAATAAATACACACTGAAATAGTAAATAATTTAAACAACATAAGCATGTATCCAAGAAAAACATTTTCTTGACACAAATAAATTAACACATTTTTGCAATGTCATTCAGGAGGCATCCCTCCTCAGAAAAGCGCACTTTGAAATACTTGAAAGTTCAAGGATTCAGTCTTGAGTTTTGAGCATTTTAAATTCTCTTTTAGAAGCTTATCAGGACAGAGGTCCCTAAGGGAATGCGCTGATCTGTCCCGAACAATCCTTCATCCACGGACCGGGTGACGTCTTTCTTTGGTCCAAGTTCCTGTTCTTCATGGTCCATAACTGACTCTGAAGGAGACGAAAGCAGATAGGATTAAAACAATGTTTTTACCGCCcggattttgttagtcactctcagtcagatatcattaacatagcataagttgtggcaaaatgtgtaaaattgcaGGAAATTCACTTTAAAACTGCATAGAATGTCTCCCACTACGTGGCAGAATGTGTAGACTTGTAGGACATTTTCTGTAGAACTGCAAAAACAATTCTCTGCCCCATCAACATGTGTAGAATTGAAGGGAAATTAACTGAACAACTAAAAATGTTCTCTTTGATGTCAAGAGGGGGGACTAAAATGTTTAGCCAGTGCTAGGGCCGGGCCCTGATTATAGGCATCTGTAAAAGTAGGCAAGTCTAACGTGGTTAAAACCTTTCATAGGCCTGTGTATATAAGGAAAAGATCACATGTGTTTTTTTCTTTCATGAGAGTACTTTAATAATATATCTCCACTCAGGTGTATTTCAATAATTATATAAAATAGGCTATGCTGAataatttaaaaacatttatcCCCTCACCATTGTTTAAAACCGCTCTATTGTGCGTAATGGTCCATGCTCTGCGTCTTACCATATTCGGAGTGTGCTAATCTCCCAAAGCCATTCAGGGAGCTCTGGCCATGCGGCTCTCGTGCTGTCCCGGGGACCCGCTCTCGTCGTCCTGTCGCGTTTTAAAGTCCTGAATAGCCTTTCTGTTCTGGAAGTCAATCAGTGCCATGGTGATCACTGCATTCCAGCAGTTATCTTCACCGGAGCACCGGAAATCTATCTCCTTATTGTCAGTGGTAACAATGGTGAAGTAGACAAACTTGCCGGTGCGCTCAACACAGTCCACTTTCTTGATAGACTGGAGTTTGAGCTCCTTGCTCTTGGTGCGCTTCTGCGTGTCGGCGTAGATGTTGAGGCTATCCGTGGTCAGGACACATGTCTTCCTTTTCCAGAACTGAAGGAGGTTGTCACTCCTcttctccagctctccctctttcAGGACCTCGGAAATCTGCTCTGCTGACATTTTCATGGTTTTAGTATCAGTGATACAATTCTGGTTGTGTTAATAATAGTTTGAGAGAAGCAGACGCTGGCAGAGGTGGTAGATTCCTCAGTTGTTTCTTCCGAAGTCCTCGGAGAAGGAGCTTCTCAGCGGAGGCTTGATAATCCAGAGTTGCGTTATGAATGAACAGAGAGTGACCGAGTTAGTTATATATAGCAGAGTGTATGGGCCCTTCCCACTTGACGTCAGTCGGTTTAGGAATGCATCAACAGTTGCCTGAGTAAATCATGGTGGGCGTGGGGGTCGGAAGTCCTGGCGCTGGGTTTAGCTAAATTGGAACTAATTACATCTCCAACATGTTAATTAGTAACCACGCATCCTTACTTGAGGGCTGAATCCAAACATTGACCCCACACAGTAATGACTTTGACTCATGCTTTGAGGAAAACTGTCTTATTGCCAGATACCAATAGGACGAGGCAATTCAGTCCATAGCAAAATCAGTTCTTGTGGGATAAATGTCATTATAAATGCAGTATTATAGCCTATCTGTATTTATGAGGTAAAGGTCTGTTATTAAACATATATTAATCATTTATTTGATATGTTTCCATTTTAATTCCTCCCTTGCTGACTCTGCAACATGTGTGTCTGGGTGATGGGAAAATGGCAGACAACGGATTTCCATTCTAAACAAACTGACAATaaagtatattatattattttctaTCAGTATTCTTTCTACCtgttacagttgaagtaggaagtttacatacaccttagccaaatacatttaaactcagtttttcacaattcctgacatttaatcctagtaaaaattccctgtttcaggtcagttaggatcaccactttattttaagaatgtgaaacgtcagaataacagtagagaaaatgatttatttcagcttttatttctttcatcaaattcccagtgggtcagaagtttacatacactcaattagtatttggtagcattgcctttaaaatgtttgacttgggtcaaacataattttgggtagccttccacaagcttcccacaataaattgggtgcattttggcccattgcacctgacagagctggagtaactgagtcaggtttgtaggcctccttgctcacacacgctttttcagttctgaccacacattttctataggattggaggtcagggctttgtgatggccactccaatacattgactttgttgtccttaagccattttgccacaactttggaagtattcttggggtcattgtccatttggaagacccatttgctaccatgctttaacttcctgattgatgtcttgagatgttgcttcaatatattcacatcattttcctgcctcatgatgccatctattttgtgaagtgaaccagtccctcctgcagcaaagcatccccacaacatgatgctgccacccccatgcttcacagttgggatggtgttctacgGCTTGTAAgcatcccctttttcctccaaacataacaatcattatggccaaacagttctatttttgtttcatcagaacagaggacatttctccaaaaagtacaatatttgtccccatgtgcagttgcaaaccgtagcctggctttttttatggtggttttggagtagtggcttcttccttgctgagcggcctttcaggttatgtcgatataagacttgttttactgtggatatagatacttttgtaccggtttcctccagcatcttcacaaggtcctttgctgttgttctgggattgatttgcacttttcgcaccgaagtacgttcctctctaggggacagaaggcgtctccttcctgagcggtatgatggctgcgtggtcccatggtgtttaaacttgcgtattattgtttgtacatatgaacgtggtaccttcaggcgtttggaaattgctcccagggatgaaccagatttgtggaggtctacaatttttatctgaggtcttggctgatttatttagattttcccatgatgtcaatcaaacaggcactgagtttgaaggtaggccttgaaatacatccacaggtacacccccaattgactcaattggcctatcagaagcttctaaagccatgacataattttctggaattttccaagctgtttaaaggcacagtcaacttagtgtatgtaaacttctgacccactggaattgtgatacagtgaattataagtgaaataatctgtctgtaaacaattgatggaaaaagtacttgtgtcatgcacaaagtagatgtcctaaccgacttgccataactatagtttgtgaacaagaaatttgtggagtggttgaaaaactagttttagtgactccaacctatgtgtatgtaaacttccgacttcaactgtatctattcTATGAGTATTCTACCGcaattctattctattctctGTTTCtcaaaataaacaaacaaaacactGATTGGACCAGCTTGTCAGACATGAGTCCTGCTATTTCAGTGGATGTCACATTTGACCAAAACACCCCCAAACATCCTCAGGGCAATATTCAACTGTACAGGAGGACGTTTCATCAGGCCATACGTCAGCAGCTCCCCAAGCAGAATGGGTTCCAAGGGTCAGCTAAAGTACCAGCAGAGACAGCAGATACTCAAAGTGTATCTCTGGTAGACACAGTTGTGTGCTGTAAGGGGAGAGTTGATGGCCCCTCTCTATCTGTGCTATGGTTATGCTAAGATATGGTTGTGATCTAAGATAGGAGTGGTTGGTTCTGAATAGGGTTGTaaaattctggtaactttcccaAAGTTACCCAGGTTTCTGGAATCAGGAGGGATAAGTAGGAAATCTGTGAGTCCtacaaccaggatttctggaaaccCAGGCAATTTGGGGAAAGATAAGATGTTTCCTAGACCTTATCTTTGTTTGTAGCAGGCTTCAGCCCAATTTATGGTCGAAAACACAAGTGTCTTCCGGGTGGGTCGCAGACAAAAGCAGAAAAAAGACGCGCATTGGCCACATGGATGTTTCTGCGCCATTCCCAATTATTTAAATGCTGCATAAAAGTATCTGCAACCTACCAGTATGACACTTGTCTGTTGGGTTTTAGATGGATGAAGGCTTAGATTGCGGCAAATGTCCCAAGTGTCTGAAGcctctgaagtgtgtgtgtgtgtgtgtgtgtgtgtgtgtgtgtgtgtgtgtgtgtgtgtgtgtgtgtgtgtgtgtgtgtgtgtgtgtgtgtgtgtgtgtgtgtgtgtgtgtgtgtgtgtgtgtgtgtgtgtgtgtgtgtgtgtgtgtgtgtgtgtgtgtatggaggggcagaggaggaaggatggaggaggcagAGATGGGAGGATGAAGTGGGGATGTCAGCAGCTAATAACTCTCCAGGTTAGCCCTGAGGCCAATGTTACCCAAATGCTAACCCCAGTGAACGAAATGTGATCCCCTGTCCAAAATctttgcgtgtgtgtttgtatttgacTACTCAAGTGAGTATGGTGATCTTCAACCAAATGTAATTCCATTGATGGATGTGTTCCCAGCACCCACTTCAAACTCTTGTGACCACTGAAGAGGTTTCTCTATCAGTCTCTTTTCAGACTCCTCATGGAAACAGAGGCACTACTTCACCAGTCCCCTCTCTCACACATAGAAAACTGCACCCCTACCTTctaacacatacaaacacacaccaatCTTCT
This window harbors:
- the phlda2 gene encoding pleckstrin homology-like domain family A member 2, which encodes MKMSAEQISEVLKEGELEKRSDNLLQFWKRKTCVLTTDSLNIYADTQKRTKSKELKLQSIKKVDCVERTGKFVYFTIVTTDNKEIDFRCSGEDNCWNAVITMALIDFQNRKAIQDFKTRQDDESGSPGQHESRMARAP